ATGGCGTTTTCTGGGCTGCTCGCCCAGCAGGCGGGGGACTACCGGTCCCTTACTACGGGCAACTGGAGCAACCCTGCCACCTGGGAGATGTTTGACGGCTCGCAATGGGTTGCAGCCAGCGCTGCACCGACTGGTGCGGAACAGATCACGGTCAAAGGGACGGACACGGTGAAGGTGGATGTGGCCGTGGAAATGCAGGGGTACCTGAAAGTGCAGGAAAACGGTGTTGTCACGGTCACGACTGGCTCACTAGCCTTTGCTCAGGGGAGCACTTATGAGCATGCGCGAAACGGCGGGAGCGTGCCTCTGGCCGTTTGGGGCGAGGGTTCTACCGCCCTCTTTACAGGTATCACCAATTCAGCGCCTGCAAATAGGGGGCAAAACTACCACCACGTAGTCCTCAATACACCCAATCTGAGCAGCAACTTGGACCTAAACCTGGCAGGAAAAGTCATAGCTGGGGATATCAGGGTGGTCAGCAGCGGAAGCTCACGCTGGCGCCTGGTAGGTGGGACCTCGGGGACCCTCGTCATTATGGGCGATGTGATTGTGGAAGGCGGACAGCTGGAGACGCAAGGTACCAGTAGCTCGACCCAAGTGTTAGTGGAGCACTATGGTAACGTGCGGGTGACCGGCGGGAACTTTTCTGTGAGCAGAGGAAGTCAAGGCGGTGCAGGAGGCACGGGGTGGACGAGATGGTACTTGCATCAAGGGGATTTCTTGATGTCCAACGCCACCACTCAGAACTCAAACCCTTGGCGTGCCACTTTTATCTTCGCCAAGCTCGGTGGGGTGCAGAACCTGGTACTTGAGAATGTCACGTATGGCGCGGGAGGGCTCCCCGTACAAGTGGATAGCGGCGCCACACTCAATATGGGAAATTCAAGGCTCGGAGGCGATGGCAGTTTCGTCATCTCCCCTGGCGCTGGGCTTCAAACGGCCCTCCCGGGTGGTCTGGATGAAGCCATTGGGCCGGTCGGGTCCAGGACCATTCTTCTGAGCAAACAGGCCTCCTACACGTTCAACGGAGTCCTTCCGCAAGTGCCGGGTGTGTTGCTGCCCGACACGGTGCGAACTTTGACCGTAGCCAATCCTCAAGGGGTCACCCTCAACGACACGCTACGGGCACAGCATATAACAGTGTCGCCGGGCTGCCTGATGTACGTCGAAGCATTAGGGTCGGTAACTGCAGACTCCGGTGGTGTTGAAGGTACCGTCGTGAACCGAGGGGCTCTCGTAGCCAGCGATTCGATCTATTTCGCCCCGGGTTCGGTTTACCAACATGATCGCGACGGAGGGAGTCTTCCGAACGGCATCTGGGCCGCTGGGTCCACATTCCTGTTGACCGGAACCATCCAAGATGCGCCTGCCAACAGGAATCAGAATTTCGCAAACGTCGTCTTCAACACGCCGAACCTTGGGCGCAACAGGGACATGGGGTGGAAGGGGGTGACTATCAGTGGTGATATTCATGTTGTGAACACCGGTTCTTATCGGTGGCACATGAGTTCAATCGCCTCTGGGGACACAGCCGTGATAACGGTCTTGGGGGACGTGCGCGTGGAAAGCGGCCAGTTTGCGGTCCAGGGCACCAGTACCGGGAATACCACCTTCATCGTGCACCACTACGGGGACGTCCTCGTAACCGGCGGCAATTTTTCCATCGCCAGAGGTTCCCAGGGCGGTTCTGGAACTACCACCTGGTATTTGCATGAAGGTGACTTTTCGATGGCCAATGCCACCACGCAGAACTCCAACCCCACGCCTGGCAATGCCAAGTTTGTGTTCGCAAAGACGGGCGTGCAGCACCTCGCGCTTGGTGACAACAATACTATCCAGAACCTGCCCATCGAGGTCTTGCCCGGGACCACACTGGATGTGGGCGTGAGCAGCTTGGCTGGCAACGGGGTATTCATTCTGAACGACGGGGCGACTTTGGCAACCGCTCATCCTGGGGGCGTGGCAGGATTTTTGGGCACCTTGCCGCCTAACCTCGCAGCCTTGAGCACCGCCGCCAACTACACCTTCAACGGAGTGGAGCCGCAGGTCACAAGCGCCGCGCTGCCAACCGTGGTGCAGGACCTCACTATCGCTAACCCGGCTGGGGTAACACTTACGCAAGAGACCACTGTGAATGGCGTACTGCACCTGGTAGCCGGAGAGTTGGACAACACCGTACCTTTCGGCCTTGGCCCGGCCGGTTCGGTGTCGTTTGAAGGCGGCAGCCTCCGTGTGCCACTTGTGGCGGCTGAGTACCGCTCGCTGACCTCTGGTGACTGGAGCGCCGCGAGCACCTGGGAAGCGTACCTATTCGATCGCTGGATGCCGGCACCGATGCCCCCTTCGGGGACGGAACGCATCACCGTGGACAACAACGACACAGTCCGGGTAGACGTGCCTGTAGAAGTGCGCGGCCACCTCAAGGTGCAGGACCAGGCAGTGGTGGAAGTGAGCACTGGCTCGCTGGCCTTCGTGGACACGAGCATCTATGAGCATGCGCGCGATGCCGGGGCGATTCCCATCGCCACCTGGGGTGAGGGCTCCACGCTGCTGTTGACTGGCACCGTGCAGGATGCGCCTGCCAATCGCAATCAGAATTTCTACCACGTGGTGTTCAACACCCCCAACCTGGGCCGCAATCGCGACATGGGGTGGAACGGCATCACCATCGGCGGTGACATTCGGGTGGTGAACACTGGCGCCTACCGCTGGCAGATGAGCACGGCTGCTGCGGGAGATAGCTCGGTGATCACCGTCATGGGGGATGTGATTGTGGAGGGTGGCGCGTTTTCGGTGCAGGGGACGGGCAACGCCTTGACCACCTTTGTAGTGCACCACTATGGCAACATCCAGGTGACGGGAGGGAACTTTTCCATTGCGCGTGGTTCTCAGGGCAATGGGACGGGTACCACGACCTGGTATCTGTACGAGGGTGATTTTTCCATGGCCAATGCCACCACGCAGAACTCCAACCCGACGCCTGGCAATGCCAAGTTTGTGTTTGCCAAGCAGGGTGTGCAGCGGCTCACGCTGGGTGAGGGCAATACCATCATGAATTTGCCCATTCAGGTGAGCAGCGGCACTACCTTGGATGCGGGGCTGAGTGTGCTGGCAGGCAATGGCATCTTTGTCCTTGATGACGGCGCGACGTTAGCTCTGGCGCATGAGGGCGGAGTGGCCGGGTTCCTTGGCACGCTGCCCAACGAGGTGGTGACTCTGAGCACCTCTGCCAACTATTCATTCAACGGAACTGCCCGACAGGTGACAAGCACCAGAATGCCGACCGTTGTGCACGACCTGACCATCAACAACCAGGCTGGGGTTGTCTTGTCGCAGCAAACGACCATCAATGGGGTGCTTCACCTTGTGGCCGGCGAGTTTGACAACACGATCCCCTTTACACTCGGCCCAACCGGCTCCATCTCTTACGAAGGTGGAAGCCTGAAAGTGAGCGTCTCCGTCCGTGAAGTGGCGGACGCCGTGCCCACCACCTTGGCGCTCCTTCAGAACTACCCTAACCCGTTCAACCCGCTGACGACCATCGGTTACCAGATCCCGGCAGCGACTCGCGTGACCTTGACCATCTTCGACGCCCATGGCCGAGAGGTCGCAAGGTTGGTTGACCGGGTCCACGCACCTGGCTCCTACGCCGCAGTATGGGACGCCAGCCAGGTGGCGAGTGGTGTGTACTATTGTAGGCTCCTGGCAGGTGGCACTAGCCTGGTGCGTAAACTGGTGGTCGCCAAGTAGGAATGTTTGCCACCCCTCCTCCGGAACAACGCCGGAGGAGGGGTTTCCCATGCGCGTGCTGAGGAGGCAGTCCATATGTTTGAGGAAGTATGACGTTTCGTAATGGCTTGAATGCAAAGATCATCCTCTTGTGCCTGCTACTCCTGTGGGGCTTTTCTGTTGCACAGGAGCCTCCAGTGCCGCTGAACGTGTACTGGGGGGAAATCCCGCGCGGCGATCGGGTGTTCTACGTTGCACCTGAAGGAAACAACAATAATCCTGGCACAGAGGAGTTGCCGTGGGCCTCATTGGAATATGCCGTGAACCAAGCAAGGCCTGGCGACGTGTTTGTGATGAGAGGTGGGATTTACTACCATACAGCCACCATCAAGATCTCACGCCACGGGACGTCCGAGAAGCCGATCATCGTCGTCGCGTGTCCTGGTGAAGTTCCAATACTTGACTTTTCGGCACAGGCGGAAGAAAGCAGCAACAACGGCGTGCGCCTGAATGCATGGTATTGGCACCTCGTCGGGCTCACCGTGCGCTACGCGGGCCACAATGGCATCCGTATGGATGGAAGCTACAACGTGCTTGAACAGGTTACGGCCTACGGCAATCGAGACACAGGCATTCACA
This genomic stretch from candidate division KSB1 bacterium harbors:
- a CDS encoding T9SS type A sorting domain-containing protein, whose product is MSSEKHVVLVVTILVMAFSGLLAQQAGDYRSLTTGNWSNPATWEMFDGSQWVAASAAPTGAEQITVKGTDTVKVDVAVEMQGYLKVQENGVVTVTTGSLAFAQGSTYEHARNGGSVPLAVWGEGSTALFTGITNSAPANRGQNYHHVVLNTPNLSSNLDLNLAGKVIAGDIRVVSSGSSRWRLVGGTSGTLVIMGDVIVEGGQLETQGTSSSTQVLVEHYGNVRVTGGNFSVSRGSQGGAGGTGWTRWYLHQGDFLMSNATTQNSNPWRATFIFAKLGGVQNLVLENVTYGAGGLPVQVDSGATLNMGNSRLGGDGSFVISPGAGLQTALPGGLDEAIGPVGSRTILLSKQASYTFNGVLPQVPGVLLPDTVRTLTVANPQGVTLNDTLRAQHITVSPGCLMYVEALGSVTADSGGVEGTVVNRGALVASDSIYFAPGSVYQHDRDGGSLPNGIWAAGSTFLLTGTIQDAPANRNQNFANVVFNTPNLGRNRDMGWKGVTISGDIHVVNTGSYRWHMSSIASGDTAVITVLGDVRVESGQFAVQGTSTGNTTFIVHHYGDVLVTGGNFSIARGSQGGSGTTTWYLHEGDFSMANATTQNSNPTPGNAKFVFAKTGVQHLALGDNNTIQNLPIEVLPGTTLDVGVSSLAGNGVFILNDGATLATAHPGGVAGFLGTLPPNLAALSTAANYTFNGVEPQVTSAALPTVVQDLTIANPAGVTLTQETTVNGVLHLVAGELDNTVPFGLGPAGSVSFEGGSLRVPLVAAEYRSLTSGDWSAASTWEAYLFDRWMPAPMPPSGTERITVDNNDTVRVDVPVEVRGHLKVQDQAVVEVSTGSLAFVDTSIYEHARDAGAIPIATWGEGSTLLLTGTVQDAPANRNQNFYHVVFNTPNLGRNRDMGWNGITIGGDIRVVNTGAYRWQMSTAAAGDSSVITVMGDVIVEGGAFSVQGTGNALTTFVVHHYGNIQVTGGNFSIARGSQGNGTGTTTWYLYEGDFSMANATTQNSNPTPGNAKFVFAKQGVQRLTLGEGNTIMNLPIQVSSGTTLDAGLSVLAGNGIFVLDDGATLALAHEGGVAGFLGTLPNEVVTLSTSANYSFNGTARQVTSTRMPTVVHDLTINNQAGVVLSQQTTINGVLHLVAGEFDNTIPFTLGPTGSISYEGGSLKVSVSVREVADAVPTTLALLQNYPNPFNPLTTIGYQIPAATRVTLTIFDAHGREVARLVDRVHAPGSYAAVWDASQVASGVYYCRLLAGGTSLVRKLVVAK